A genomic region of Lysinibacillus sp. 2017 contains the following coding sequences:
- a CDS encoding flagellar protein FlgN — MMSIEKIVATLEKLEKMHKSLLELAIAKTEYIKLGDMEKLDQQIKNEQAHVAAIDTLEQQRQLMVTDYLRAKGIAFTDIPTVAELIEAAEDSESKEALASVRNRLVDLLGKLKTQNDLNQKMVFNSLQFVNITLDSMRPQRQNQQFNYSGAEVRGNSEVARKSFNEFKA; from the coding sequence ATGATGTCGATTGAAAAAATCGTAGCAACGCTGGAAAAGCTAGAAAAAATGCATAAAAGTCTACTCGAATTAGCGATTGCTAAGACAGAATATATCAAGCTTGGCGATATGGAAAAGTTAGATCAGCAAATCAAAAACGAGCAAGCCCATGTAGCAGCGATTGATACACTTGAGCAACAGCGTCAGTTGATGGTAACGGATTACCTACGAGCAAAAGGAATTGCTTTCACTGACATACCAACTGTAGCTGAGTTGATCGAAGCTGCTGAAGATTCGGAATCAAAGGAAGCATTAGCAAGCGTGAGAAACCGTCTAGTCGACTTACTCGGAAAACTAAAAACACAAAATGATTTAAATCAAAAAATGGTATTTAACTCATTACAATTTGTCAATATTACACTCGATTCGATGCGACCACAGCGTCAAAACCAGCAGTTCAACTACTCCGGTGCAGAAGTTCGAGGTAATTCAGAAGTCGCTCGAAAATCATTTAACGAATTTAAAGCCTAA